The genomic stretch AGGCCCTGCGCGAGGCGGGCACCCAGGACCGGATACAGCGGGTGAAGGTGGCCACCGTGGGGCCGCGCACGACGCGCGCCGCGGAGGGCTACGGCCTGGACGTGGTGGCCGAACCTTCCGAGGGCACGGGCGCGGCCCTGCTCAACCTCATCAAGGATGCGCTGCAACCGGGTGACGAAGTCCTGCTTCCCGCCGCCGAGGAAGGCCGGCGTGAGCTGGAAGACGGGCTGCGAGAGCACGGCCTCCTGGTGACGCGGGTGACGGCGTATCGCGCCACGCCCGCGCCCCTGCCACCGGAGTCGTTGGCCTTGCTGGATGCCTCACCGCCGGACGTCGTGCTCTTCGCTTCGCCGCGCACGGCCGAGGCCTTCGTGGAAGAGGCCGGACGCGAGCGCCTGGCCACCGCGCGGGTGGTGGCGATTGGTCCAACGACGGCGTCCGCCCTGGAGCGGCTGGGCGTGCCCGCGGCGGCCGTCGCGGAGCGGCCGACGCCAGAGTCCCTGGTGGATGCCGCCGTGCTCGCGGTGACGAGCACCGTGCACTGACGGTGGCGCGGCGCCGTGCCCGCACGGCCGCATGACGGGCCTGATAGCGGCTCCATGCCTGGCTGGTGGCGCGGAGGGCACCATGGGTGTTTTCCGCTCGGTGCACCGCTGTGTGCCGGAATCCGTCTGGTACGCTTCGGGGTCGCACTCCGGCGGGCGGCCGGGGTGTAAGGAGACGCGCTTGGTACAGCCAGTGAGCGGCGTGGGTGGCACTGCTCCGAAGAGCCGGGATGACTTCACCACGCTGTTCGTGCTGGAGGCGCTCGTTGCCCAGGGGCTGCTGCAACCCCAGCAGGCACAGGAGGTGCTAGCCCGAGAGGGCGCCGCGCGCGCTCGGGTGCTCAAGGCCCATCAGGGGACCACGGGCGGCGGCAAGGAGGCCGCGCGGTACGACGTGTCTCCGGTGGAAATCGTGGCGGCGTTCCAGGTGCCGCTGTCCAACGGCCGAGGCGTGCTGGACGAGGACCGCGTCACGGAGGCCGCCGCGCGCGCCGCCGGCATGACCTACCGGAAGATTGACCCGCTCAAGCTCGACATGGCGCTGGCCACGCGCACGGTGTCCAGGCCCTACGCGCAGAAGCACGTGCTGCTTCCCCTGGAGCGCACCCCGCAGGGCCGGCTGCTGGTGGCGGTGGCCAACCCATTCGACCGGGAACTCTTCGAGAGCTTCCACCGCCTGACGGGGCTGCCCGTGGAGCCCGTCCTCAGCGCGAAGGCGGACATCCTCAAGTCCATCAGCGACATCTACGGCTTCAAGAAGACGCTGGCGCGCGCCGCCGACGACTTCAGCGCCGCCGCTGGAGCCCAGGTCGCCAACTTCGAGCAGCTCGTCTCGCTCAGTGGCACCCAGGAGCTGGAGGCGTCGGACCGGCCCGTGGTGCAGGCGGTGGACTACCTGCTGCGCTACGCGTTCGACAATCGCGCTTCGGACATCCACATCGAACCCAAGCGCACCACCAGCGTGGTGCGTCTGCGCATCGACGGCGTGCTGCATCCGGTGCACACGCTGCCGGCGCCGGTGCATCCACCCATCGTCTCGCGCGTGAAGATGCTGGCGCGCATCGACATCTCCGAGCGCCGCAAGCCGCAGGACGGCCGAATCAAGACGGAGCGCGACGGCCGAGAGGTCGAACTCCGCGTGTCCACGCTGCCCACCGCGTTCGGTGAGAAGGTGGTCATCCGTATCTTCGACCCGGAGACGCTGGTGCAGGACATCGCCCAGCTCGGCTTCGAGCCGGACGAGAAGAGCGCCTTCGAGTCCTGGATTGACCAGCCACACGGGCTCATCCTCGTCACCGGCCCCACCGGTAGTGGCAAGACGACGACGCTCTACTCCGCGCTCAAGGCGCTGGCGGGTCCGGACGTCAACGTCACCACCATCGAAGACCCCATCGAAATGGTGTGGGACGCCTTCAACCAGGTGCAGGTGCAGCCCAAGGTGGGGCTCGACTTCGCCGGAGC from Myxococcus xanthus encodes the following:
- a CDS encoding uroporphyrinogen-III synthase — translated: MERRLEGKRVLVTRPRERAEELCFLLEDEGAEVLSVPLLELHPPEDPRPLASAAEHIQRYTWVVFASPTGVDALMEALREAGTQDRIQRVKVATVGPRTTRAAEGYGLDVVAEPSEGTGAALLNLIKDALQPGDEVLLPAAEEGRRELEDGLREHGLLVTRVTAYRATPAPLPPESLALLDASPPDVVLFASPRTAEAFVEEAGRERLATARVVAIGPTTASALERLGVPAAAVAERPTPESLVDAAVLAVTSTVH
- a CDS encoding GspE/PulE family protein; this translates as MVQPVSGVGGTAPKSRDDFTTLFVLEALVAQGLLQPQQAQEVLAREGAARARVLKAHQGTTGGGKEAARYDVSPVEIVAAFQVPLSNGRGVLDEDRVTEAAARAAGMTYRKIDPLKLDMALATRTVSRPYAQKHVLLPLERTPQGRLLVAVANPFDRELFESFHRLTGLPVEPVLSAKADILKSISDIYGFKKTLARAADDFSAAAGAQVANFEQLVSLSGTQELEASDRPVVQAVDYLLRYAFDNRASDIHIEPKRTTSVVRLRIDGVLHPVHTLPAPVHPPIVSRVKMLARIDISERRKPQDGRIKTERDGREVELRVSTLPTAFGEKVVIRIFDPETLVQDIAQLGFEPDEKSAFESWIDQPHGLILVTGPTGSGKTTTLYSALKALAGPDVNVTTIEDPIEMVWDAFNQVQVQPKVGLDFAGALRHILRQDPDVIMVGEIRDPETAENAIQSALTGHLVLSTLHTNDALGAVARMRDLGVPSFLLAQSLLGVMAQRLLRRVCSHCAQETTLTPDELLALQAPLPLLPGGVRLLKGAGCVRCRGTGFVGRTGVFEIVTSAGELRDLIAREAPYSQMVDAARRSGMRTLREAAVRKLAQGFTAFDEVVRMTTV